Proteins co-encoded in one Spirosoma endbachense genomic window:
- a CDS encoding GumC domain-containing protein, which yields MVAQSPDNVENIGSNWPDLSLETSIRIAWQGRLRLVISTALFAILGVFIALITTPEFVSDARIMPEMNSGSGGIFKRLASVAGFAGMDLSDAEGVDAVRPDLYPNVLQSTPFVLYLLDQVVVQTNGERTTVANLLMPTDDWSLINWLQRDQEERVAPFKQIAGKPVKLTRRQEKLVEEIGKRVNAKLDTRSGIITITAKMPDASGAATVAQLSMDYLTQYVTSYRTEKARQDLQFYSRRLAEARQRYQMAQYSVFHYNDQHKYYVVQAATMEKQRMEAELAIAQTVYTELSRQFEQAKLKVQEQTPVFKVLEPAKIPLIRVSPKRSILVLGYAIAGFLLGVVYLVTQQIDLLHRLKAIIKD from the coding sequence ATGGTAGCGCAATCGCCTGATAATGTGGAGAATATAGGCAGTAACTGGCCTGATCTATCGCTAGAAACTAGTATTCGCATTGCCTGGCAAGGACGGCTTCGGCTGGTAATCAGTACAGCTCTGTTCGCTATATTGGGTGTATTTATTGCGTTAATAACCACTCCGGAGTTCGTATCGGATGCCCGAATTATGCCGGAAATGAACAGCGGCTCAGGTGGAATATTTAAACGGTTAGCCTCCGTAGCCGGATTTGCGGGTATGGATTTGTCGGATGCTGAAGGTGTTGATGCTGTTCGTCCTGATTTGTATCCGAATGTACTACAAAGCACGCCTTTTGTGCTGTATCTGCTCGATCAGGTTGTTGTCCAGACAAACGGAGAACGAACTACAGTCGCCAACCTATTGATGCCTACTGACGACTGGTCGCTCATAAACTGGCTCCAGAGAGATCAGGAAGAGAGAGTAGCTCCGTTCAAACAGATTGCAGGCAAACCGGTAAAACTGACGAGAAGGCAGGAGAAACTGGTAGAAGAAATTGGTAAACGGGTGAATGCAAAGCTGGATACGCGTTCCGGCATAATCACCATAACCGCTAAAATGCCCGATGCCAGCGGTGCAGCTACAGTGGCGCAATTATCGATGGATTACCTAACGCAGTATGTGACAAGTTATCGCACCGAAAAAGCCAGGCAGGACCTACAATTCTATTCCCGGCGATTGGCCGAAGCTCGTCAACGTTACCAAATGGCGCAGTATTCCGTTTTTCACTATAACGATCAACACAAATACTACGTTGTGCAGGCGGCAACTATGGAAAAACAGCGTATGGAAGCTGAATTAGCCATTGCCCAGACAGTTTATACCGAATTGTCACGGCAGTTTGAGCAGGCAAAACTCAAAGTTCAGGAGCAAACACCCGTTTTTAAGGTGCTTGAACCGGCTAAGATACCGCTCATACGCGTATCACCTAAACGATCTATTCTGGTTTTAGGCTATGCTATTGCCGGATTCTTGTTGGGGGTTGTTTATCTGGTTACGCAACAAATTGACCTGCTCCACAGATTGAAAGCGATCATAAAGGACTGA
- a CDS encoding SLBB domain-containing protein, whose protein sequence is MLGICFSLLRSRKALFLIGFYITLNGSAQQVENLTDGQIQQFVQQAQSTGMSETQIEQMARSRGFTLADIDKMRQRISRLTDGTPKSTTISTGHSPAETNVIREQPALPVSVPVLVESPVFGASLFTNSSLTFEPNLRIPTPRNYQIGPEDELVVDVYGNAQQTYRPKVSPEGSIRIENLSPIYVNGLTIDQAEQRIVGRLRALYQGLNSTGSGIGAQVTLGSIRSIKVTMLGQVVRPGTYTLSSLATVFNALYACGGPSPDRGSFRAIRVYRGNRLVRTLDVYDFLLRADQKDNIRLLDQDIVFIDHASTRIELSGEVKQPGIYETGPDETLRTILNFAGGYTDRAYTASIGVRRNTPTEQQLLTIAGSEIGSFLPKPGDHYTIGSILNRVENKVTITGAVFRPGEFSLEKNTTILQLIKNAEGLREDAFLNLATIRRLRPNLDPEVISIDLGKLLRGERPDMVLHREDVVQINSISELRQERTVSIKGAVNKGGTFTFADSMTVANLIVLAGGFSESAIPSRMEIARRVKNDTTGLPNGQNIRIIAFEIDQNLRLSPADAKLILMPFDQVFVRTSPRYEVQKGATINGEVLYPGPYAIRTSADRITDLIERAGGLKPEAYLSAARLTRKGEIISINMRTILENPADLGNLLLDDGDSLTIPRRVELVRIRGEVLNPATVEYDPAKSFRGYIAEAGNFTKKALRRKIYVMDANGKIRPTKSFLGIHQFPKPERGMEIIVPAEPEREQNKTSPAERVATLSVIASAAAVVLSALRIFMN, encoded by the coding sequence GTGCTGGGTATTTGTTTTAGTCTCTTACGATCTCGTAAAGCCCTATTTTTAATTGGATTTTATATAACGCTCAATGGATCAGCGCAACAGGTAGAAAATTTAACCGACGGACAGATACAGCAGTTTGTCCAACAGGCGCAAAGCACGGGTATGTCGGAAACGCAAATCGAACAAATGGCACGAAGTCGGGGCTTTACGTTAGCTGATATCGATAAAATGCGTCAGCGCATTAGTCGGCTAACGGACGGAACGCCAAAATCAACGACAATTTCTACCGGACATAGTCCTGCCGAAACGAATGTAATTCGTGAACAACCTGCACTTCCCGTGTCCGTTCCAGTTTTAGTTGAATCGCCCGTTTTTGGAGCCTCCTTATTTACAAATTCCAGCCTGACGTTTGAACCAAATTTGCGCATCCCAACGCCCCGCAATTATCAGATTGGCCCTGAAGATGAGCTTGTTGTTGATGTATATGGCAATGCGCAACAAACCTACCGTCCTAAGGTAAGCCCCGAAGGAAGTATTCGCATTGAAAACCTGAGCCCTATTTACGTGAATGGACTCACTATTGATCAGGCAGAGCAGCGAATCGTTGGGCGACTCCGGGCACTTTACCAGGGACTAAATTCGACCGGAAGTGGTATTGGTGCTCAGGTTACGCTTGGCAGTATCCGGAGTATCAAAGTAACAATGCTGGGACAGGTTGTTCGGCCAGGAACCTACACATTGTCATCACTGGCAACGGTTTTTAATGCCCTTTATGCCTGCGGTGGGCCTTCGCCCGACAGGGGTTCGTTTCGGGCTATTCGGGTCTATCGGGGCAATCGGCTCGTGCGTACCCTCGATGTATATGATTTTCTACTCAGGGCTGACCAGAAGGATAATATTCGGCTGCTCGATCAGGATATTGTGTTTATTGATCACGCCAGCACCCGAATCGAATTGTCAGGAGAAGTAAAACAGCCCGGCATTTATGAAACCGGGCCAGACGAAACGCTCCGAACCATTCTGAATTTTGCCGGAGGGTATACGGATCGAGCGTATACAGCCTCTATCGGTGTGCGCCGAAATACACCAACTGAACAGCAGCTACTTACGATCGCCGGGAGTGAAATCGGTAGTTTTCTGCCGAAACCGGGCGATCACTACACGATTGGTTCGATTCTAAACCGGGTTGAGAATAAAGTAACGATTACTGGTGCCGTATTTCGACCGGGGGAGTTTTCGCTGGAAAAGAACACAACGATTCTGCAACTTATTAAGAACGCTGAAGGGCTGCGCGAGGACGCTTTTCTAAATCTTGCAACCATTCGTAGACTTCGCCCTAACCTTGACCCGGAAGTGATTTCGATTGATCTGGGGAAACTACTAAGGGGCGAACGGCCTGATATGGTGCTCCATCGCGAAGACGTTGTACAGATTAATTCTATCAGTGAGCTTCGTCAGGAACGAACCGTTTCGATTAAGGGGGCCGTAAACAAAGGGGGAACCTTCACGTTTGCCGATAGCATGACTGTTGCCAATCTGATCGTTCTGGCGGGTGGTTTTTCAGAGAGCGCTATCCCATCGCGTATGGAAATTGCCCGACGTGTCAAAAATGATACGACGGGATTGCCCAACGGGCAGAATATTCGCATCATTGCGTTTGAGATTGACCAGAATCTACGGCTTAGTCCGGCCGATGCCAAACTCATATTAATGCCTTTCGATCAGGTGTTTGTCCGGACATCGCCCCGCTATGAAGTTCAGAAAGGAGCTACCATAAATGGGGAAGTACTCTATCCCGGACCTTACGCAATTCGAACCTCTGCCGATCGAATTACGGACCTGATTGAACGGGCGGGTGGTCTAAAGCCTGAGGCCTATTTATCAGCGGCCCGTTTAACACGCAAGGGGGAGATTATATCCATTAATATGCGGACAATCCTTGAAAATCCGGCTGATCTGGGGAATCTCTTACTTGATGATGGCGATTCATTAACAATTCCGCGTCGGGTTGAATTAGTTCGGATTCGTGGCGAAGTACTAAATCCAGCTACTGTAGAATATGATCCAGCCAAATCGTTTCGGGGATACATCGCTGAAGCGGGTAATTTCACGAAAAAGGCCCTACGTCGGAAAATCTATGTGATGGATGCTAATGGCAAAATAAGACCGACTAAATCGTTTCTGGGTATTCATCAATTTCCAAAGCCGGAACGCGGCATGGAAATTATAGTGCCAGCCGAACCTGAAAGGGAACAAAATAAAACGTCACCGGCTGAACGGGTAGCCACACTGAGTGTAATAGCTTCGGCGGCAGCGGTCGTATTATCGGCCTTACGCATCTTCATGAACTAA
- the tgt gene encoding tRNA guanosine(34) transglycosylase Tgt yields the protein MTFSITAQDPQSKARTGTLTTDHGPIQTPIFMPVGTAGTVKAVHQRELETDINAEIILGNTYHLYLRPGLEVVGQAGGLHAFNGWRRPILTDSGGYQVYSLSNTRKIKEEGVTFKSHIDGSKHMFTPEGVMDIQRTIGADIIMAFDECTPYPCEYTYARQSMEMTHRWLDRCINRFDTTEGHYGYRQTLFPIVQGSTYSDLRKQSAEVIASKEREGNAIGGLAVGEPAEEMYSTIDLVNSILPIDKPRYLMGVGTPANILEAIALGVDMFDCVMPTRNARHGILFTTEGIINIKNEKWSRDFSPLDSGLGGYASTFYSKAYLRHLFKAEELLSGQIASLHNLTFYLWLVRQARTHIAAGDFLSWKNGIVARLMQRL from the coding sequence ATGACATTTTCTATTACTGCCCAAGATCCGCAGTCGAAAGCCCGTACGGGTACACTCACTACTGATCATGGGCCAATTCAGACACCAATTTTTATGCCCGTTGGGACGGCCGGGACGGTGAAAGCCGTTCACCAGCGTGAACTCGAAACCGACATCAATGCCGAAATTATTCTGGGTAATACCTATCACCTCTACCTGCGGCCAGGTCTTGAGGTAGTAGGTCAGGCGGGTGGCTTGCATGCGTTCAATGGGTGGCGTCGGCCAATTCTGACCGATTCGGGCGGTTATCAGGTGTATTCATTGTCGAATACGCGAAAGATTAAGGAAGAAGGAGTTACCTTCAAATCACACATTGACGGTTCGAAACATATGTTTACACCCGAGGGTGTAATGGATATTCAACGAACTATCGGAGCCGATATCATAATGGCATTCGACGAGTGTACGCCTTATCCCTGTGAGTACACCTACGCCCGGCAGTCGATGGAGATGACACACCGCTGGCTCGATCGATGTATTAACCGTTTTGATACGACTGAAGGACATTATGGCTATCGGCAAACCCTATTTCCGATCGTTCAGGGAAGTACCTATTCGGATCTGCGAAAGCAGTCGGCTGAAGTGATTGCATCAAAAGAACGCGAGGGGAATGCCATTGGTGGATTAGCGGTAGGCGAGCCAGCCGAAGAAATGTATTCGACTATTGACCTGGTTAATAGTATCTTACCTATCGATAAGCCTCGTTATTTGATGGGCGTTGGAACGCCCGCTAACATTCTGGAGGCAATTGCCTTAGGCGTCGATATGTTCGATTGCGTAATGCCGACGCGGAATGCACGGCACGGAATTCTATTCACGACTGAGGGTATTATCAATATCAAAAATGAAAAATGGAGCCGTGATTTTAGTCCACTAGACTCTGGCCTTGGGGGGTATGCCAGCACATTCTACTCTAAAGCGTATTTACGACATCTCTTTAAAGCCGAAGAATTGTTGAGTGGGCAAATTGCCAGCTTACACAATCTAACCTTTTATCTGTGGCTTGTTCGGCAGGCGCGTACCCATATTGCGGCAGGCGATTTTTTGTCCTGGAAAAACGGCATAGTTGCTCGGTTAATGCAGCGCCTGTAA
- a CDS encoding glycosyltransferase — MITALLILWLVMVSIQLIYILFVFSRTALSKSNDPDESASFSELQGVTIIVCARNELENLVELLPLLNDQNYPAFEVLVMDDRSTDGTIEFLEQAAIDLSRVRSIRIDKEYEHVTPKKYALTIALKKALYPTVLVTDADCRPASTDWLAGMAAPLVDEAKKIVLGFSPYDYQPGLLNLLIRFETLFTAVQYFSLALAGRPYMGVGRNLAYRTQLFFANRGFYTHMNVSGGDDDLFVNEVATAQNTAVCLNPATFMWSKPKETWAEWRLQKRRHLNVGNYYKPGNKLRLGLLTGSHVLTWIIGLFIGLIVLWCVSRSYTFTANEWLLLLISTGAFAFRILAFWGIVGRISYRLAHTVHWGLVPLMDLALAIYFAIAGVKTLITRRTKRIYWR; from the coding sequence GTGATCACTGCGTTGCTGATACTCTGGCTAGTCATGGTCAGTATTCAGCTTATTTATATTCTCTTTGTCTTTTCCCGCACAGCACTCAGCAAAAGCAATGATCCTGATGAGTCGGCAAGCTTTTCGGAACTTCAGGGAGTCACGATTATCGTTTGTGCCCGAAACGAACTGGAAAATCTGGTTGAACTATTACCCTTGTTAAACGACCAGAACTACCCAGCATTCGAAGTCCTGGTGATGGATGATCGCTCGACTGACGGCACTATCGAATTTCTGGAACAGGCGGCTATTGACCTGAGCCGAGTTCGGTCTATACGCATTGATAAGGAGTACGAGCATGTGACGCCCAAGAAATATGCCCTCACCATTGCATTGAAAAAAGCCCTATACCCTACTGTGCTTGTAACCGATGCCGACTGTCGTCCTGCTTCAACAGACTGGCTGGCGGGTATGGCGGCTCCGCTGGTAGACGAAGCGAAAAAGATTGTCCTGGGCTTTTCACCTTATGATTATCAGCCAGGATTGTTAAATCTGCTCATTCGATTTGAGACACTTTTTACGGCTGTACAATACTTCTCGTTAGCGCTGGCAGGCCGACCTTATATGGGGGTAGGTCGTAATCTGGCCTATCGCACACAACTGTTCTTCGCTAACCGGGGATTCTACACGCACATGAATGTGTCTGGTGGCGACGATGACCTCTTTGTCAATGAAGTAGCAACTGCTCAAAACACCGCAGTGTGCCTGAACCCGGCCACGTTTATGTGGTCGAAGCCAAAGGAGACATGGGCTGAATGGCGGCTCCAAAAACGCAGACATCTCAATGTAGGCAACTATTATAAACCGGGCAATAAACTCCGACTTGGTTTACTGACAGGTTCGCATGTATTGACCTGGATTATTGGCTTATTTATTGGCCTGATCGTTTTATGGTGTGTAAGCCGCTCTTATACGTTTACAGCCAATGAATGGCTACTTTTGCTAATCAGTACGGGCGCATTTGCGTTTCGGATATTGGCATTCTGGGGTATCGTCGGACGTATTAGTTACCGACTGGCCCACACAGTGCATTGGGGTCTTGTGCCACTTATGGACTTGGCATTGGCAATTTATTTTGCCATTGCGGGCGTAAAAACGCTAATTACACGCCGTACAAAACGAATTTACTGGCGATAA
- the rsmG gene encoding 16S rRNA (guanine(527)-N(7))-methyltransferase RsmG has translation MNIDILLKYFPGLTAQQKERFEALDGLYRDWNAKINVVSRQDIDALYEKHILHSLGIAKIVQFKPGTEILDVGTGGGFPGIPLAILFPLVDFHLVDSIGKKIKVVQEVSTALELSNVKAEQTRVEQLTTTYDFVVSRAVTRLKPFLGWVRYKIHKSGNNDRPNGVLYLKGGDLAEELAEVPDRYRVYDLSDYFDEPFFETKKVIYIPKK, from the coding sequence ATGAATATAGACATTTTATTGAAGTATTTTCCTGGTTTAACGGCCCAACAGAAAGAACGCTTTGAGGCTCTGGATGGCCTCTACCGTGACTGGAATGCCAAAATTAACGTAGTTTCCCGGCAGGATATTGATGCACTGTATGAAAAGCATATCCTGCACTCACTCGGAATTGCCAAAATCGTGCAATTCAAACCGGGAACCGAGATTTTAGATGTTGGAACAGGGGGTGGCTTTCCGGGAATACCGCTAGCTATTTTATTCCCGCTCGTCGATTTCCATTTAGTAGACAGTATTGGCAAAAAAATAAAAGTAGTACAGGAGGTATCGACTGCCTTAGAGCTATCGAACGTCAAAGCCGAACAAACCCGTGTTGAACAATTAACCACAACGTACGACTTTGTGGTAAGCCGGGCCGTTACACGACTAAAACCATTTTTGGGCTGGGTACGCTACAAAATTCATAAGTCGGGCAACAACGACCGCCCCAATGGTGTTTTGTACCTAAAAGGGGGTGATCTGGCAGAAGAGCTTGCGGAAGTACCTGATCGTTACCGGGTTTACGACCTCTCAGACTATTTTGATGAGCCGTTTTTTGAAACTAAAAAAGTAATATACATCCCTAAAAAATAA
- a CDS encoding PH domain-containing protein yields the protein MAEKFHSSSFKDPINRDEVEFSDKGVTFRVRKLIGGTDNFVFYSDISGVEIDNGLFFATVRVIPRARPEIVIKNFTKGDARRIKDLILQNVPSHRPDTFGGPAQGGYPTR from the coding sequence ATGGCAGAAAAATTCCACAGCAGCAGTTTTAAAGATCCCATCAACCGCGACGAGGTTGAATTTAGCGATAAAGGGGTTACGTTTCGAGTGCGTAAATTGATAGGAGGCACTGACAATTTTGTCTTCTATTCTGATATCTCAGGGGTAGAGATTGATAATGGCTTGTTCTTCGCGACAGTTCGGGTTATTCCCCGTGCCCGTCCGGAGATTGTCATTAAGAATTTCACAAAGGGAGACGCCCGGCGAATCAAGGATCTGATCTTACAGAATGTTCCCAGTCATCGTCCTGACACATTCGGTGGCCCGGCACAGGGAGGTTATCCAACACGTTAA